TGTAGCGGTGAATGGGTTAAAACTATTTTTCTTCGTATGTAACGTCCCGCAAGTGCAAATCAATGTCGTCTAGGCCTCTCCTGCTTATTCCACGTCCTCCTCTTGCAGCACATTGCCTCCGCTCGCCTTCATGGAGGCCCGGAGTCGCTCCGAGACCTCGGGGAGCTTCTTCAGGAGCAGGTGGAAGATCGGGGCTGGCATGGTTTGTTGGAGCACCTGGAAACATGATGGATAAAGTATAAGGtccagtttcattggtcgatagggctGCAACATTTCAATAATGCATgccattaataataatataatataatatttatttcaggcaatgtACCCATATCACAAATTTACAATatcacattaaaatacaataacctaaaatgtaaaaaaaaggtatataagaataaaatagaaaCGTTCTTACAATGTATACAACTGGTCACTTATTTTCTATTTCGTTCGCGATGCATTGTTACccagtatttaaaaaatcggcaGTCCAGACGTTCAGACAGAGTGCGGAGAATCTCATTGTCCGATGTGCCCAGGCGATCCCTAAACGATGCTATGCGCGATCTCATCACCGCATAGAAATCCGGGATTCTAGCATCCGCGAACATGTTCGATACACTGCAATATCGGGGTAGTTTCATAAGTATACGGAACGCGTTGTTATATTGCACCCTTATCGTGTTTATTGCTCGTCTTGTGCAGTTGACCCAAAGCTGGCATGTGTAGAAACATTGACAAAATGCTCTGAACAGTGTCAGCTTCACTGGGTCACTACACCGTGCAAATCTTCGCGCAAGCATGTTACATCGAACTGCAGTAGCCCGGCGCTCACGCTCCACATCGGCATCATCTTTGAGACTCTCCGTCACCACGTGCCCCAGGTATCGAAATTGTACTACTCTTTCGATTACAGTGCCATCTAAGAATACTGGGGGAACCCTATCCGGACCCTTTCCTGCCCTAAAAACAAGGAATTGGGTCTTTTTAACATTATATTGGAGTCCATGTTCTAAAGCATATCTTTCACAAATGCTCAGCAGCCTCCTCAGTCCTCTAATTGAGGGACTGAGaagcaccatgtcgtctgcatagCTTATATTGTTTACGCAAGTCGACCCAATATGGCAGCCAACCTTGGTGCCTCTCAGTTCCTCAATCAGGTCGTTTACATACAGACTGAAGAGATCCGGTGAGGTTACCCCTCCTTGACGAACTCCGCATTCTAGCCTGTATTCGCTAGAAGTCGAGTCGCCCCATCTTACTGAGTTCAACTGATTCTCATACCAGTATCTCAACAGATTCACGATTTGCTTTGGTACGTCTGACTTATCGagtttctcccatagtaaattataatttaccagGTCGAAAGCACGACTAAGGTCTAGGAAGCAAGCATACACCGAAGTATCCCTATGAAGGTAATGACTTACGGTAGACTTTAGGCTGTATATAGCGGAATCTGTTAGAGCCCGGTACGAAAACCAAATTGCGCATCGCTTAACTCCAGATTATGCTTCAAGGACGGGTGTAGTAGCCTTTCTAGTATTTTTCCTGTAATGGTTCCAAGAGAAATGGGACGATAGTTTTTTAGACTGGTGAGGTCCCCCGTCCTATTCTTTGGAATAGGAACTACCACGGTTCTCATGAGACTGTCCGGCAGATAGCTACAGCGTATGCAaacattatgagtttcactagttgTACAGCCTGTGGGGAGTCGCCGTACGTTGTATATGGACAGAGTTATCGAACAATGAAACTGAGACGTGTGCCTTTAGGTCCCCACACTGCGACTTTTTATTACTCGAAAGTGTTTTAACCGccaccatagagaaataagtaagcgtGCTCATTCCATACATCAGtgttcttaccaaaacgcttattattttcgttgtcgtcaagtagcggatttatcagtaccgctacttgacactagatgtcacaagTGTCGTGACTGAAGAAAAGCGTATTGCTccacaatttacaactaatatcaGGAGGACATAACTGGTCCTTTCGGgcgttctcggctccgttcggctcagcatagTTCCGagaaattattagggttggcacaacttgacgtccctttgcatgcacaaccacagataagataatgacttgaattttgacaaccctaaatagccgaaagggatagtgccatgcattagaaagggacatcacgattcgtccctgaatcgctgtcaaacttcggtttgtaggaagtttattttctATACGGtaagaaggagttgaaaatggAGTTCCGCTTAATATTCGTTGCACGCAGAAGTAACTTTTTTGGGAATGTGTtgagaagtatttttttactttaacctGTGAAGTTTTGAATTTTAGCGCTTCTTTGTTATGACTGTTATAGTACTGACTATAATTTAAGTTAAGGGTTGTTCATCCCTCATTTTACTTGTACATTTAACAACAAAATTAGTATATGTCTGTCTATGTGGCATAGAGACAATGGAATTCAAATCTGAAAATCTATGGTCACTGAAATCTAACCGAAAGAACTGATAGATATCTTAGGCACAAAATTGAACaggataaatttaatatatttcagaATTATATGAATAATACTGATTAGAGTATATTATATTTCCATCTTAAATTGAtgtcaatattaatatatagattgtgctattcacgctattaaaggttagatttgactaatctgcggttagatttaacaaatctTTAAGCTTTTCTACATGCCAATCAAATATCATAAGGCCCAGTCAATCGGCCCAGTAGTTTAGCCACGAAAAGATTACAGACAGACTTTAGAAATTTATGTTAGCGCAATTAGTATATAGCTTACATCATAAAATTCAATGTTCGGATGATACTAAGCTTAAAGACAGAAAAAACGCCTGAACAAATTTACATAGCATTTGGCATATCCAAGACCAGATTTAACCTAAAAGGTGAGTGCTGGTGGATGAAGGGGCGGCACGGATCCTGGCCCGAACACGACATGATGGCACAAATTCATCCTTTCTAAGTGCTACCAATTTAATGAACATGGGGGCTAAGTTTAACGACTGTGTTCTTATATTGATAAACTCGACACAGAAAGTATTTTTGAAACTTCACTCATTATTTTTACTAACGTAGCGaacattaaatataattgaattGTAGACTATAATTGAATTTAAATCCGAAATACCTAATACAAACAAAGCTGTTTGATGGCTATAACTAGTATTTGGGAAAATTATAGATAATTGAGTTTATCTGTCATTAAATTTTCTCTCTAAAAATCCATTGTATGATCATGAATTTGTGTGTTTTCAATGTTCACCGGAACAATCGAGTGTTACCCCAGGCTCCTTTAGATTAAAAATGGGAAGTTCCTTACACTAAGCAGCTGCTGCGTCTGGCCGCACACGGCCACGGCCTGCCCGAGGTGCTCCACGCCCGCCTCCAGGTCCCCGGCCGCCAGCAGCTCCTCGCCCAGCTGGATCTGCGCACAACCGACACCGATATATCCGCACCGCAGGTCCAACGCCAAAGACGGATTAAtacgtcacagaccacagagcaacatagccctacgtgcatatgctaaagttcaatttcagttttcaCATTTGGTGTtgtggcgtccgagtgacagcttttgtgtttgacacggcgtcgaaaaggttaaatgCCAAATCTTACTAACATTCTATTATCCATTCCTGTTTCCTATTAAAGATTTATCAGTGCTGCTAGCCGATGAATTGGGGAGGGCAAGTTGATATGCTGAAGGCCTAGCTGAGGGGAAGAAGATGAAAatgcattttaatttttatctaatCTTTGATCTCCTGCTCCCCCGTAGTGATGCCctcattaataattattataaatgtagTTTACTGTATCGCAAAGATAAGTTTTATTGTTcaactttgtttttttataatacaactGCGTGTATTAAAGATATTCTTATACCTGTTGCAGGAAGAACCGCTGCATAGCCTCATGGTCGCTCATATCTGGCAGGGGCCCACCCATGGCGTTTGAGCGTGACGCGTTCTTGCGAGCATTCTGTCTGCCTGCAAATATAATGAGGAATATCAGTGATGTTAAATGCCAACAACAAATTTATGGTACAAATTAGCAAATTTGATACTCAGTAAGTCCAAAAATTTACTGTGTAAAATTATGATGTGTATGGACACACCTTAAATTTTATATGGTACGGTTGAAATGGTACACGTATCATAATTATGGGACTATAATCAACCATTTATACACTGACGAATATTCAACCATTGCCGTCACAATCACAACACAGGGAAGGTTGTGACCTTTTTGATCCTTAAAACCCTTTATAGGGCATTAGGGAATACCTATTaagattttatatgaaaaaattgACCACCATATTAGATcatctttttaaatttttttcttatgCAGAATTTTTTAAGCATTAAGTAAGCCTGTCACaaacggagcgataatataccaaCAGATACGGCATCATACGATATCTTTTACGTAC
This genomic stretch from Cydia pomonella isolate Wapato2018A chromosome 24, ilCydPomo1, whole genome shotgun sequence harbors:
- the LOC133530975 gene encoding mitochondrial import receptor subunit TOM20 homolog, whose product is MELTRTTLGIAVGIAGTLFLGYCVYFDQQRRKDPLFKKKLRERRQNARKNASRSNAMGGPLPDMSDHEAMQRFFLQQIQLGEELLAAGDLEAGVEHLGQAVAVCGQTQQLLSVLQQTMPAPIFHLLLKKLPEVSERLRASMKASGGNVLQEEDVE